A region from the Flavobacterium enshiense genome encodes:
- a CDS encoding O-methyltransferase — MLFQIKAYLNFLWNSKNQHGVHSPFVYSLVTKCFYDKKPKAEYKILKQYRNNLLQNKKTIEVTDFGAGSRVFKSNKRQISKIAETAGITRKRAELLFRIVNYFQPDPSDSELAEQSILEIGTSLGLATSALSLGNPKAKITTLEGCPETSGVAQKQFQKFNFNNIESVVTEFTEYFKNSRLNTEHYQLIYFDGNHSKKATLEYFEFLLPTVTNDTVWIFDDIHWSEEMEEAWEAIKQHPKVKVTIDTFQWGLVFFRYEQEREDFIIRI; from the coding sequence ATGTTATTTCAAATCAAAGCATATCTAAACTTCCTCTGGAACTCCAAAAACCAACATGGAGTACATTCACCGTTTGTCTATTCTTTGGTAACCAAATGTTTTTACGATAAAAAACCGAAAGCGGAATATAAAATTCTGAAACAATACCGAAACAATCTGCTTCAAAACAAAAAAACGATTGAAGTGACAGATTTCGGAGCCGGATCGCGTGTTTTCAAATCAAATAAGCGACAAATTTCAAAAATTGCCGAAACAGCCGGAATTACTCGAAAAAGAGCCGAATTATTATTCCGTATCGTAAATTATTTTCAGCCTGACCCGAGCGACAGCGAATTGGCGGAGCAAAGCATTTTAGAAATTGGCACTTCGTTAGGGCTGGCCACTTCTGCCCTTTCTTTAGGAAATCCGAAAGCGAAAATTACCACTTTAGAAGGCTGTCCGGAAACCTCTGGAGTTGCACAAAAGCAATTTCAAAAATTCAACTTTAACAATATTGAAAGCGTTGTAACCGAGTTTACCGAGTACTTCAAAAACTCCCGGCTAAACACTGAACACTACCAACTGATTTACTTCGACGGCAATCATTCCAAAAAAGCCACATTGGAGTATTTCGAGTTTTTACTTCCAACCGTTACCAACGACACGGTTTGGATTTTTGATGACATTCATTGGTCCGAAGAAATGGAAGAAGCCTGGGAAGCCATAAAACAACATCCTAAAGTAAAAGTGACCATCGACACATTTCAGTGGGGACTGGTATTCTTCCGTTACGAACAGGAAAGGGAAGATTTCATTATCCGAATCTGA
- a CDS encoding SDR family oxidoreductase: MKVKDEIEITNAITLEEIDKCIAILTQLNTDTDQIFDIPKAQRTALIKVAGQFSRPDREELSRRKKDGKLAAKRKKENKDKTARKETGIRHAREASVFIAPKLLALTDLANKEQLELETPRNCYVCKTSFTKLHHFYDTMCSDCGDFNYAKRFQTANVKGQIAVITGSRLKIGYHITLMLLRGGATVIATTRFPVDSALRFAQEEDFMEWGHRLKIHGLDLRHIPSVEIFCNFIEQKYGRLDILINNAAQTVRRPAGFYAHLMENEERPVISLPKQVQDLLLDHTDCLQELKILTSGASSNQNMPVTWHGPEPGIGLRASAKLSQIPYSFDNTLVANEVFPEGELDADLQQVDLRKTNSWRLKLGEIETTEMIEVQLVNAVAPFVLCNRLAEVMKKDNTGQKHIINVSAMEGKFYYGYKDARHPHTNMAKAALNMLTHTAAGALAKQGIFMNAVDTGWVTDEDPAEMAKRKQEEEDFQPPLDIVDGAARVMDPLFDGINTGKHWCGKFLKDYRPISW, translated from the coding sequence ATGAAAGTGAAAGATGAAATAGAAATTACCAATGCAATAACTTTGGAAGAAATTGACAAATGCATTGCAATATTAACGCAATTAAATACGGATACCGATCAGATATTTGATATTCCGAAAGCGCAAAGAACGGCTTTGATTAAAGTGGCCGGGCAATTTTCCAGACCCGATCGGGAGGAGCTTTCCCGTAGAAAAAAAGACGGGAAATTAGCCGCCAAACGCAAAAAGGAAAACAAGGACAAAACCGCCCGAAAAGAAACCGGAATACGCCATGCGCGCGAAGCAAGTGTTTTTATTGCTCCAAAATTACTGGCACTAACAGATCTTGCCAATAAGGAACAATTGGAACTGGAAACACCCAGAAATTGTTACGTCTGCAAAACATCATTTACTAAGCTGCACCATTTTTATGATACGATGTGCAGCGATTGTGGCGATTTTAATTATGCCAAACGTTTTCAGACAGCAAATGTAAAAGGACAAATAGCGGTGATAACAGGTTCTCGTTTAAAGATAGGGTATCATATTACGCTGATGCTTTTACGCGGAGGAGCAACCGTTATTGCAACGACTCGTTTTCCGGTCGATTCTGCCTTGCGTTTTGCTCAGGAAGAGGATTTCATGGAATGGGGGCATCGCTTAAAAATTCACGGATTGGATCTACGACATATTCCGAGCGTAGAGATTTTTTGCAATTTTATTGAGCAAAAATATGGTCGTTTGGATATTCTGATCAATAACGCGGCGCAAACAGTAAGACGTCCCGCCGGGTTTTATGCTCATTTAATGGAGAACGAAGAGCGTCCTGTCATCTCTTTACCAAAACAGGTGCAAGATTTATTATTGGACCATACCGATTGTTTACAGGAATTGAAAATATTGACTTCGGGAGCTTCATCCAATCAAAATATGCCGGTTACCTGGCATGGACCGGAACCGGGAATTGGATTACGGGCTTCGGCTAAATTGTCGCAAATCCCTTATTCTTTCGATAATACGTTGGTAGCAAATGAAGTTTTTCCGGAAGGAGAGCTGGATGCCGATTTGCAGCAAGTCGATTTAAGAAAAACAAACAGCTGGCGTTTAAAATTGGGTGAAATAGAAACTACTGAAATGATAGAAGTACAACTCGTAAATGCTGTGGCGCCTTTTGTTTTGTGTAACCGCCTTGCAGAGGTAATGAAGAAAGATAATACAGGACAAAAGCACATCATTAATGTTTCCGCTATGGAAGGCAAGTTTTATTATGGTTATAAAGATGCCCGTCATCCGCACACCAATATGGCTAAAGCAGCACTGAACATGTTAACCCATACTGCTGCAGGGGCTTTGGCGAAACAGGGTATTTTTATGAATGCGGTAGATACGGGCTGGGTTACTGACGAAGATCCTGCTGAAATGGCAAAAAGAAAACAAGAGGAAGAAGATTTTCAGCCACCTTTAGATATTGTTGATGGAGCAGCCAGAGTCATGGATCCTTTGTTTGACGGCATTAATACAGGAAAACACTGGTGCGGAAAATTCTTAAAAGATTATAGGCCCATTTCATGGTAG
- a CDS encoding cob(I)yrinic acid a,c-diamide adenosyltransferase, with translation MKVYTKTGDKGTTALFGGTRVPKHHIRIESYGTVDELNSYIGLIRDQDINPLYKNVLIEIQDRLFTVGAILATPPEKEVLKNGQQRLNINRISDEDVHFLENEIDTMDGSLPQMTHFVLPGGHTTVSYCHIARCVCRRAERLATHLHELEPTDMQVLTYLNRLSDYLFVLARKLSNDLNADEVKWIPRKQ, from the coding sequence ATGAAAGTATACACCAAAACCGGAGATAAAGGAACCACGGCACTTTTTGGCGGAACACGCGTTCCCAAACATCATATCCGCATCGAAAGTTACGGAACAGTGGACGAATTAAACTCATACATCGGACTTATCCGTGATCAGGACATTAACCCGCTTTACAAAAATGTATTGATTGAAATACAGGACCGACTTTTTACCGTGGGGGCCATTTTAGCTACTCCGCCGGAAAAAGAAGTACTCAAAAACGGGCAACAACGCCTGAACATCAACCGCATTTCAGATGAAGATGTCCATTTTCTTGAAAACGAAATCGACACTATGGATGGCTCATTGCCACAAATGACACATTTTGTGCTTCCTGGAGGCCACACAACCGTGTCATATTGTCATATCGCCCGTTGCGTTTGCCGCCGCGCTGAGCGTTTAGCCACACATCTTCACGAATTAGAACCGACAGATATGCAGGTTCTCACCTATTTAAACCGACTTTCTGACTACCTTTTTGTATTGGCACGAAAGTTGTCCAATGACCTGAACGCTGACGAAGTGAAATGGATTCCCAGAAAACAGTAA
- a CDS encoding ABC-F family ATP-binding cassette domain-containing protein, translating to MNYLSVENISKSFGERTLFENISFGINKDQKIAFIAKNGSGKTCIMKIINGEDEPDTGQVVVRKDIKMAFLSQDHNLQDELTIEESIFASDNEILKVIEQYEKALEHPEDEEAYQKAFDNMDRHNAWDFETQFKQILFKLKLEDFKLKVKNLSGGQKKRLSLAIILINRPDLLILDEPTNHLDLEMIEWLESYFAKENITLFMVTHDRFFLERVCNEIIELDNGKLYQYKGNYSYYLEKKEERIASENATIDKAQNLFVKELAWMRRQPKARTTKSKSRQDDFYKIKEVAESRRKENVVELEINMERMGSKIIELHKISKKFGDKVILNDFTFDFQRGARIGIIGKNGTGKSTFLNLLTGTIPLDGGKVVVGDTIKIGYYTQSGINPKPGQRVIDIIKEYGEYIPLAKGRIISASQLLERFLFDAKKQYDYVEKLSGGELKRLYLCTVLIQNPNFLILDEPTNDLDIVTLNVLESFLLDYPGCLLVVSHDRYFMDKIVDHLFVFRGQGEIENFPGNYSDFRAYEDSADVAQKEENKAEKKDWKQQNNTSGLSFNEQKEFQKIEREIKDLEFKKKEIEQLFSDGKVADADIEKKANELQNVIKKIEEKEERWFELSAKIEG from the coding sequence GTGAATTATCTTTCAGTAGAAAATATATCGAAATCATTCGGAGAGCGTACGCTGTTTGAAAACATTTCGTTTGGGATTAACAAAGACCAAAAAATCGCTTTTATTGCCAAAAACGGTTCAGGAAAAACCTGCATCATGAAGATTATCAATGGTGAGGATGAACCTGATACGGGTCAGGTTGTGGTGCGTAAGGACATCAAAATGGCGTTTTTGTCGCAGGACCATAATCTGCAGGATGAACTGACGATTGAAGAAAGCATTTTCGCTTCAGACAACGAGATCCTGAAAGTGATTGAACAATACGAAAAAGCGTTGGAACATCCGGAAGACGAAGAAGCCTATCAAAAAGCTTTCGACAACATGGACCGTCACAATGCCTGGGATTTTGAAACGCAATTCAAGCAGATTTTATTCAAACTGAAGCTGGAAGATTTCAAACTGAAGGTAAAAAACCTTTCGGGAGGACAGAAAAAACGTTTATCATTAGCCATTATCCTGATTAACCGCCCGGATTTATTGATTCTGGACGAGCCGACGAATCACTTGGATCTGGAGATGATCGAATGGCTGGAAAGTTATTTTGCCAAAGAAAACATCACGTTGTTCATGGTGACGCACGACCGTTTCTTTTTGGAGCGCGTTTGTAACGAAATCATCGAATTGGACAACGGAAAATTATACCAATACAAAGGGAATTACTCCTATTATCTGGAGAAAAAAGAAGAGCGTATCGCTTCGGAAAATGCCACTATCGACAAGGCGCAGAACCTTTTCGTCAAGGAATTGGCCTGGATGCGCCGCCAACCGAAAGCGCGTACTACCAAATCGAAATCGCGTCAGGATGATTTTTATAAAATCAAGGAAGTAGCCGAAAGCCGCAGAAAAGAGAATGTGGTCGAACTGGAAATCAACATGGAACGCATGGGAAGCAAGATTATCGAGCTTCACAAAATCTCTAAAAAATTCGGTGACAAGGTTATTTTAAATGATTTTACTTTTGATTTTCAACGTGGGGCACGAATTGGCATCATCGGGAAAAACGGAACAGGAAAATCTACTTTCCTTAATTTACTGACAGGCACTATTCCGCTTGACGGTGGAAAAGTTGTGGTTGGTGATACGATTAAAATAGGTTACTACACCCAAAGCGGCATCAACCCGAAACCGGGACAACGTGTTATTGACATTATTAAAGAATACGGGGAATACATTCCGCTGGCAAAAGGAAGGATTATATCGGCTTCGCAATTGTTGGAACGTTTCCTTTTTGATGCTAAAAAACAATACGATTACGTAGAAAAACTGAGCGGTGGCGAATTGAAACGTTTGTATTTGTGTACGGTTTTGATTCAGAATCCGAACTTTTTGATTCTGGATGAGCCAACAAATGATTTGGATATCGTAACATTAAACGTTTTAGAAAGTTTCCTTTTGGATTATCCGGGATGTTTATTAGTCGTTTCACACGACCGTTACTTCATGGATAAGATTGTAGATCATTTGTTTGTTTTCAGAGGTCAGGGCGAGATTGAAAACTTCCCAGGAAACTATTCCGATTTCAGAGCGTATGAAGACAGCGCCGACGTAGCCCAGAAAGAAGAAAACAAAGCCGAAAAGAAAGACTGGAAACAGCAAAACAACACTAGCGGCTTATCGTTTAACGAACAAAAGGAATTCCAGAAAATAGAACGCGAAATCAAAGATCTGGAATTCAAAAAGAAAGAAATCGAGCAATTGTTTTCAGACGGAAAAGTAGCCGATGCCGATATTGAAAAGAAAGCGAACGAATTGCAGAACGTCATCAAAAAAATAGAAGAGAAAGAAGAACGTTGGTTTGAACTTTCTGCTAAGATTGAAGGCTAA
- a CDS encoding ABC transporter ATP-binding protein yields the protein MSKPIIEIKGITRDFPLGNEIVYVLKGIDLHINKGEYVALMGPSGSGKSTLMNLLGCLDTPTAGSYVLNGKDVSKMKDDELAEIRNKEIGFVFQTFNLMPRTTALDNVALPMIYAGYDKNSRTKRATTVLTQVGLSDRMDHKPNQLSGGQRQRVAVARALVNHPSIILADEPTGNLDSKTSVEIMNLFDEIHANGNTVILVTHEEDIAKHAHRIIRLKDGMIESDNPNR from the coding sequence ATGTCAAAACCCATCATTGAAATAAAAGGTATTACACGAGACTTTCCGCTAGGAAATGAAATTGTTTACGTGTTGAAAGGTATCGATTTACACATCAATAAAGGCGAATATGTTGCCTTAATGGGACCATCGGGTTCAGGAAAATCAACCCTGATGAACCTTTTAGGCTGTTTGGACACTCCTACCGCAGGCTCGTACGTTTTAAACGGAAAAGACGTAAGCAAAATGAAAGACGATGAACTGGCCGAAATCCGAAACAAGGAAATCGGGTTCGTTTTTCAAACCTTTAACCTCATGCCGCGAACGACTGCTTTGGACAATGTCGCACTACCCATGATTTATGCCGGGTACGACAAAAACAGCCGAACCAAACGCGCCACTACAGTTTTGACTCAGGTCGGACTGTCAGACCGTATGGACCACAAACCCAACCAGCTTTCTGGTGGACAACGCCAGCGTGTAGCTGTTGCAAGAGCTTTAGTGAACCATCCTTCAATTATCCTTGCGGATGAGCCTACGGGTAACCTGGACAGTAAAACTTCCGTGGAAATCATGAACCTTTTTGACGAAATCCATGCGAACGGAAATACCGTGATTCTGGTTACGCACGAAGAAGATATCGCCAAACACGCCCACCGCATCATCCGTTTGAAAGATGGAATGATTGAAAGCGATAATCCGAACAGGTAG